A stretch of Pseudomonas sp. 7SR1 DNA encodes these proteins:
- a CDS encoding aromatic ring-hydroxylating dioxygenase subunit alpha — MYPKNAWYVACTPDEIADKPLGRQICGEKMVFYRGQAGKVAAVEDFCPHRGAPLSLGYVENGNLVCGYHGLMMGGDGRTVEMPGQRVRGFPCSKTFAVQERYGFIWVWPGDQALADPASIHPLEWAQNAEWAYGGGLFHIQCDYRLMIDNLMDLTHETYVHASSIGQKEIDEAPPVTTVEGDEVITARHMENIMAPPFWRMALRGNNLADDVPVDRWQICRFTPPSHVMIEVGVAHAGHGGYHAAPQFKASSIVVDFITPETETSIWYFWGMARHFQPQDEALTASIREGQGKIFSEDLEMLERQQRNLLDHPQRNLLKLNIDAGGVQSRRVLERWIAREREARTGLIASTAQPQLAEGRS, encoded by the coding sequence ATGTACCCCAAGAATGCCTGGTACGTTGCGTGCACCCCCGATGAAATCGCCGACAAACCACTGGGTCGTCAGATCTGTGGCGAGAAAATGGTTTTTTACCGAGGACAGGCAGGCAAGGTCGCCGCCGTCGAAGACTTCTGCCCACACCGCGGCGCCCCGCTCTCCCTGGGCTACGTGGAGAATGGCAACCTGGTGTGCGGCTACCACGGGCTGATGATGGGAGGCGATGGCAGGACCGTCGAGATGCCCGGCCAGCGAGTACGTGGCTTCCCCTGCAGCAAGACTTTCGCAGTGCAGGAGCGCTACGGGTTCATCTGGGTCTGGCCCGGTGACCAGGCGCTGGCCGACCCGGCATCGATACACCCACTGGAATGGGCGCAGAACGCTGAATGGGCCTATGGCGGCGGCCTGTTCCACATCCAGTGCGACTATCGCCTGATGATCGACAACCTCATGGACCTGACCCACGAAACCTACGTGCACGCATCCAGCATCGGTCAGAAGGAGATCGATGAAGCGCCCCCGGTCACCACGGTCGAGGGCGATGAGGTCATCACCGCCCGGCATATGGAGAACATCATGGCCCCGCCGTTCTGGCGCATGGCCCTGCGCGGCAACAACCTGGCCGACGACGTGCCGGTGGACCGCTGGCAGATCTGCCGCTTCACGCCCCCCAGCCACGTCATGATCGAAGTCGGCGTCGCCCATGCCGGTCACGGCGGTTACCACGCGGCGCCCCAGTTCAAGGCGTCCAGCATCGTCGTGGATTTCATCACACCGGAAACCGAGACCTCCATCTGGTATTTCTGGGGCATGGCCCGGCATTTCCAGCCGCAGGACGAGGCGCTGACGGCGAGCATTCGCGAAGGCCAGGGCAAGATCTTCAGCGAAGACCTGGAAATGCTCGAACGCCAGCAACGCAACCTGCTGGACCACCCGCAACGCAACCTGCTCAAGCTCAATATCGACGCTGGCGGCGTACAGTCGCGCCGGGTGTTGGAGCGCTGGATCGCCCGAGAGCGTGAGGCCCGGACCGGACTGATCGCCAGCACTGCCCAACCCCAGCTCGCGGAGGGCCGGTCATGA
- a CDS encoding GlcG/HbpS family heme-binding protein: protein MKIKAVLTEQDVAQLLVAAKELAHQRQWAVSVCVVDDGGHPLGLLRLDEASALSAYIATEKARTAAMGRRDSKFYEDMINGGRQAFLSAPHLQGMLEGGVTIRHDGQCIGAIGVSGVKAEQDAELARLAVETVLPALAPDA, encoded by the coding sequence ATGAAGATCAAAGCTGTACTGACCGAGCAAGACGTTGCGCAGTTGCTGGTTGCCGCCAAGGAGCTGGCTCACCAGCGCCAGTGGGCAGTGTCGGTTTGCGTAGTGGATGACGGCGGCCACCCCCTGGGGCTGTTGCGCCTGGACGAGGCTTCGGCGTTGTCGGCCTACATCGCCACCGAAAAAGCCCGCACCGCCGCCATGGGCCGGCGTGACAGCAAGTTCTACGAAGACATGATCAATGGCGGTCGCCAGGCTTTTCTCAGCGCACCGCATCTGCAGGGGATGCTCGAAGGCGGGGTGACCATCCGCCATGACGGACAGTGCATCGGCGCCATTGGCGTGTCCGGGGTCAAGGCCGAGCAGGACGCCGAGCTGGCGCGCCTGGCGGTGGAAACGGTGCTGCCGGCGCTTGCCCCGGATGCCTGA
- a CDS encoding AraC family transcriptional regulator, giving the protein MTSRNWIDLKQDVTSGIETVRAHFEGHAYDPHWHDTYLVGVTEQGVQQFHCRRQQHNSTPGKVFLLEPGELHDGNAPHIDGFTYRTLYLEPHWLERELRSLFDVAPDNAQLGFATTLAEDTRLAHATAMAFQSLHQQEIRIVRQTALDTLLAELTGHLHWRARINPDPRLPLVAQQARDYLHAHLSEDIGLDDLARVTGVDRFRLTRAFKAAFGLAPHAYLIQLRLARARRLLARGDSAVAVAASLGFADQSHLGRWFQRAYRMSPADYRKRCSNVPD; this is encoded by the coding sequence ATGACCTCGCGCAACTGGATCGATCTCAAGCAGGACGTCACGTCCGGTATCGAGACCGTGCGCGCGCATTTCGAGGGGCATGCGTACGATCCCCACTGGCATGACACCTACCTGGTGGGGGTGACCGAGCAGGGCGTGCAGCAGTTTCATTGCCGTCGCCAGCAGCACAACAGCACGCCGGGCAAGGTGTTCCTCCTCGAACCGGGGGAGCTGCACGACGGCAATGCACCCCACATCGACGGTTTCACCTATCGCACCCTGTACCTGGAGCCCCATTGGCTGGAGCGTGAATTGCGTTCGTTGTTCGACGTGGCGCCAGACAACGCGCAGCTGGGGTTCGCCACCACGCTGGCCGAGGACACCCGACTGGCCCATGCCACCGCCATGGCCTTCCAGAGCCTGCACCAGCAGGAAATCCGCATCGTTCGCCAGACCGCCCTCGACACCCTGCTGGCCGAACTCACCGGACATCTGCATTGGCGGGCACGGATCAACCCCGATCCACGGTTGCCGCTGGTGGCGCAGCAGGCCCGCGACTACCTGCACGCCCACTTGAGTGAAGACATCGGCCTGGATGACCTGGCGCGGGTCACTGGCGTGGATCGTTTTCGCCTGACCCGTGCCTTCAAGGCGGCATTCGGCCTGGCGCCGCACGCCTATCTGATTCAACTGCGGCTGGCCCGTGCCCGGCGCCTGCTGGCCCGTGGCGACAGTGCCGTGGCGGTGGCGGCTTCGCTGGGGTTTGCCGACCAGAGCCACCTGGGCCGCTGGTTCCAGCGGGCCTATCGCATGAGCCCGGCGGACTACCGCAAGCGCTGCTCAAACGTTCCAGACTGA
- a CDS encoding LysE family translocator, with product MDQLLPFALFAFVASITPGPTNILVLSHSSRFGLSNTAPIILGACAAAALLVLLVGTGLGDVLARHATLQALLSWAGIAWLSWMAWQIFSAPAQAIDPDRPVEGPRLGLAGAAALQLVNPKTWMMALAVVSVFAGAEIDRTTRVLWLSLAFFAISIPCMTVWAFLGRGAARFCRSAVAMGRFNRVMALLLLASAWLTLLV from the coding sequence ATGGACCAGTTGCTGCCGTTTGCCCTGTTCGCCTTCGTTGCCTCCATCACCCCGGGCCCCACCAATATCCTGGTGTTGAGCCATAGCTCGCGCTTCGGCCTTTCCAACACCGCGCCCATCATCCTGGGTGCCTGCGCCGCAGCGGCGCTGCTGGTGCTGCTGGTGGGCACCGGCCTGGGGGACGTGCTGGCGCGCCATGCCACCCTCCAGGCACTGCTGTCCTGGGCCGGCATCGCCTGGTTGAGCTGGATGGCCTGGCAGATTTTCAGCGCGCCGGCCCAGGCCATCGACCCCGACCGCCCGGTGGAAGGGCCTCGGCTTGGCCTGGCCGGGGCGGCTGCCTTGCAGTTGGTCAACCCGAAGACCTGGATGATGGCCCTGGCGGTGGTCAGCGTGTTTGCTGGCGCCGAGATCGATCGCACGACCCGGGTGCTGTGGTTGTCCCTGGCGTTCTTCGCGATCTCGATCCCATGCATGACCGTCTGGGCATTCCTGGGCCGCGGGGCCGCGAGATTCTGCCGCTCCGCTGTGGCGATGGGACGGTTCAACCGGGTCATGGCGCTGTTGTTGCTGGCGTCGGCC